The stretch of DNA ATATGTACTTTTTAAACAATTTCCAACTAATATAACCATAATTTCATCAAATAACCTTTCTCCCAAAAGCTCCATAACCTTATCGTACAATTCGTCAATCATAATTGACAAATCTCTCATATTATTAATCAGCTTTATTTCAACCCCTCTTAAATGCGTTGGTAATTTCATCATTATTTCAGGGAATTTTTTTATATCATGGTAAACTATAGTTTTATAATCAAAGGAGGCAATAATCCATTGAAAAACAACTGAGTCTACCTCTTCATAAGTATAAGTATAAGTATTAATTATATTCTCTCCCAATACAATAGGAATAGTATTTTCTAAAGAAACCACATTTAATTCTTCTTCATGAATAGAAGATTTTAATCGATTATTCGCTATTTTCAAGAATTGGCTCAAACTATACATCCAAAAATCTGAGCCAGAGTGATCCCTAATCTCTTTTATAAGTTCTTCTCTAGGTTTTAATATATCATTTTTTTCTTTTTGATAGCACCAATCATTTCCTTTTGTAATATCATTAATTATAAAAATAACTGGCTTATTTCTATTTTTTGAAAGTTCTAATATTTGCTTCCATATAATTAAATCACCAAAAACTTGTGTTCCTTTTTTTGCCTTAAGATCACCATACCCTGGAGGTATTTCAAACTCAAAACGATGTTTGCCCTCACGTGTAATATTAAGAATTTCTTGAAAAGAAAATTCTCGCCCAACTTGAAAATTTTGTTCCAACATAAGAAGAACATCATCAGGCTCTTTATTTAATATCTTATCTTTTGCATTATTTATTTGCGACTGAATACTATTTTCATGTTTCTTGACTTGTTCTATATATTTCTCCGTAACTTCTTTTAATAAATGAAGAGTTGATTGTTCAATATATGGATGATTGCTTTCATCTTTTGTCTTATTAGATATATCCTGAACTTTGTTTAATATTCCTTCCGCAGATTTTGTTAAAGCAGATACAGTATCACCTACAGCTTTATATTTTGATTTAGCAACACGATTTATAACTGATTTTTTATTTTTTAAAAATTCATATTGTACATGGAATGGCAGCCAAAGACGATCTAATAATTTTTGGAAAATTCTAGAATATATTTTTTCTCTTGTCTGTTCAGGAATAGCATAAAAATCCAATAATGAAGAAGTATCAAAAATAAAATCCGCTTCCTCCCATAACTTAGATTCTCTTTCCTCTGACAATTCATAATAATTTATTTCCTCCCTATTAAACTTCTTCATAATCTATTTTTTTAAATATAAAATTACCATTCCTCATGAAAATAATTATAAAATTCCATTGGGGTAAATATACTAATCTTATGCATTTTCAGATCTTGCTTTAATTTTACTTTTGCCTCTTTTATAAGATTTTCTTCAATTACATTAGTGACTAAAAAATGAGGTACATTAATATACTTTTCATCTATATCAGATAGTTTTTGCCTTGTTTTCTTAATTTGAAAAATAGTCTTTTTTATATTAGATAACTTCACACTATCATCTTTATCATTTCGAAACATTTTTACCTCAATTAATGCTTTTACATTATTTGTGGAACCTAGAACAAAATCAATTTCATTAGCATTTTCTAAATTTTTACTTTTAGTATAACTAATATTTTTCTTGTAAAAAATATATTCCATTGCAAACGACAGCAAACCATCTGTATCAGTGATATGGCTATATACTACATCATGGATGTAATAAGGTGCTAGGTAATTTGCTTTTTTTCCACATTGAGGGCATTTAACCTTTAATTGACTAGGCTTTACATTAAAAGTAATATAACCATTAAAAGTATCTGGAGGACATTTAATACATTCTATATAAGATTTGAACTTACCTCCAATCAAAATATTAATTTCATACAACCTATCGAATACATCCAACCTGCTTTTAAAATTATCCTTATCTATCAATATAGATACATTTTGCTTATAACCATTAATCAATGTATCTTTTATAACAGAGTTATAGATGTGGCTAATATTATCTACAGATAAAAATATATCCGATATATCTTGCCGCCTTAAAAAATTACCTGATTCCTTTATGAATTCTGTTTCAAGATACCACATCAAAGCGCCTTCTGTATTATCCACAGAATCAGGAATAACTCTATATTCTTTAAACAGCTCTATTAGCCCCTCTATTCCTTCATTAAAAAGAGGCATAATTTTAGTAAAAATTAAGCTGATCCCCTTCTCCTCAAAATCTTTCGAAATCAGACTAAATGCTTGACCAAATCTACCTTTGAGGTATGTCTCACATTTTTTCTCATCAAAGTATTTATCCTTTGACTTTGTAAGCTTTTCTACGAGTTTTGCGTACTTATTTTCTTGTCTAAAAATTAATTGTTCTTCCGTTTTTTCTTTTGACGTAACAGTATTAGAAAGAACAATTCTTTGTAAATAATAGTCTGCTACTGATAAATCTAGAGAATTCTTTTCTAAGAGAAGCTCTTTGTGCAAGAGGAAAATATTTTGGCAAATGGGTGTTTCCCAAAAAAAACGATAAAAATTATCCACCTCAACAGGAATATCCATAGTATGTATTTAGTTTTTAGTAAAAAAAGCCTCTGTCTTTTTTTATAGATTTTATATTATTATCCTTATTTATTAAATATAAAAAAGCAAAAAAAGCGTAAAAACGCTTTCTTATTTTAAATTCTTCTTAAGCATAGATTAGTAAGTATTTTATTTGTTTTATAAAAAAACTAACATTAAGCATCTTTATACTGTTTATAAATTTATCCTTATTTTTCAAATACATAAGGGCCATAAAAAAGCGCCCGAAAACGCTTCTTTATTTTTAATTCTTTTTTAGCAAAGCAATAATCTCATCTTTATCTTTTACTGCTTGCTTTAGGTACTTCACTTCTTTTCTTAAGAATTTCACCTCTTCTGTACTACTAGTCGTATTGTTACTATTGTTATTGACATGAGTAACAATCCCATTCTTATTTATGATGTTTTGTAAATTGGAATTTTTAGCTACAAAGCTTCCCGACTCCAGCGAGAGCCAGCTAATATTAATATTAAAATTCCCTTCTAATGTTGTTGAAGATTCTGGGTTTTGTCTCGAAGCTTCTTGGATCGACTTAATTATAATGGGTTCTGCCAATTTAAAACCTTGTCTTTATGTTTTATTAGTCAGACTAAAGAGGGCTCATCTGCCTAATTTAAATAATTTAGATAAGAGGGCCTTAGACAAAATAAATTATAATAGGTTAAGTTTGCATAGAATAATAGGTTTTATACTCAAAAAAAATATACACTAGGGCAAAAAAAGGATGACTCCTTTTCCCTTATTTTTGATTTTTTAATAATCGAATAATTTCGTCTTTATCTTCTAGAGCTTTTTTCAAATGCTCATTCTCTCTCTTTAGGTATTCTACCTCTTTGCTACTCTCAGCCGTTGTATTGTGGCTGTTATTTGCTATATGGCTAATCTTGCCATCTTTATTACTAATAGTTTGTGTATTCTCATTGCCTCCTATAAACATTGTCCCCTGACCTGTCAAAATCCAATCTATATTAACCCTAGAATCATGGTCTTTCAAAGCCTTTATCATCTTCATAGATAGACCACTAGTTCCATTAAGGAAATTAGTATAACTCTGAGGTGTTGAATTACCTAAAATTTTAGTAAAAGTTTTTTTATTAAAATTAAAAAACTTCCTTATTTCTTCAACTCGTTCTATTTCAGACATTTAAAATAAATATTTACTAAAATTAAATTAAAAGTTTACAAAATTCAATTAGTAATTTTGTTTTTGTAAAAATTTTAATTTAATTTTGTTTTAACAAAGGGAGGCAAACTGTCAAAATAAGGCTCAATTTGTTAAATGAATAAGGTTAAAAGGCTAAGGGTATGCTACGACACTTACAACTAAACAATAATTTCAAAATTGAAACTATTATACTAAGCCATGTAGACGTATGTAGACCAATGTAGACGAATTTAGCCAAAATGTTAAGAAAACGCAAAATTAAATAAACAAAAATTCATAATGGGGTGAACGGTTTTGGACGTACCAAAGAGGTATTGTTGTCCCTGTGGGGATAGGGATAATAACTAGAAGGCAGCTTCTAGCGTCCAACTGCTAAGTATGCATACCAAAAGGGTGTGCTTTATAGGTCAAGTTGAGTGTTTCTAGTTTTCTAGTGTCTTAAATGGAAGGCGGTTTCATAAGTTGAAGCCAAAGGGTTCGACTCCCTTTACTAGAGCCAATTTTTTACCAAATCAGTAGAGTTAAACTGCACTAAGGGGCGTATTAAAAATATAATCGCATAGCCTTGGTATGGCGAAGCTTTGCCCAAACAAAACCAAATGCAAATAAACACAGACACGGACAAACAAACATTTTACCAATATGTTGGAGAGCGGATGTCATTTACTGACTTTAACACTTTATACCAACGATTGGGCTTTACCAAGCGAAAAACAACTTCCCTACTCTATAATCCTTGCAAAATAGATTTGGCGCTCATGGAACAGTTGAGCAAGATTTTGAACGAGGATTTGAGAAAAGTGATTGATCGCTTTGAAATCGGATACGATGTTTTTACCGCTAGAAAATACCGAGAATTAACACAATTAAACGAATCTAAACAAGTAAACTAAATAAAGGGAAATGGATGGAGCACAAAAACCAACGTTAACCGAATTAGAGCAATGTAAGGCGATAATAGCTCAGCAGAGCGCAACAATTGAGCTATTAAAAGAACAAATCGAAAAGGGAAAAGTGTTTGACAACAATTATATCAATACGGAGGAAGCAGCGATCCTCTTATGTGTCACACCTAGAACTATAAGGAAATACAACTACGAAGGTAAAATCACAGGCAGAAAACGCAAGAAGGAAAGCAGGCTTATTTTTCCTCTAAAAGAAGTTATGCAATACAGAAAGGAGAACTTCAAGCATTGGGCCTCTTTTGAATAACAATAATCAACCAATATTATGAACAGAATAACAAAATGGCTTCTCTTTGGAGGAACGCTCTTACTAATCGTCACTTTTATACTGAGCTATAAAGTGAGCGCTTCGTTTACCAATAGCATCAAGGAAGAAGTGCGAGCAGTCAGGGTAGAAATTCAAGCGGTCAAGGCTCAAAACAAAGCCATCAAAGCAGAACTCAAAGCGATTGACCAGAGAATATTTAACCGCAGAATTTCAAATCGTATAGCGCAGCGTTTTCCACCTCAATAATCACCGTTTTAATTGCCCAGCGTACACCGCTATAAACAACAAACAATGAATTCAAACAGCATTAAATCGAAAAAAAAGCTGACCCCATTCTATTGGTTCTTTACTGCTTTTACCTTTCTGCTTATCTGGAATGCCTATGATATTGCAACCATCATCATTCAACAAAACAAGACAAAGGAAGAGATTAAGGATCTAAAAGAAGAGAATGAAATACTTAATGAAGAAATCTTTCAGCTCCAAAAAGAGGTTAAGCGAAACCGCCGAATCATAGCCGACAAGGTGCTAAAACTAAATATTTAAATCACCTTTTAAAACAATCATAAAACAAAAATGGAACAATACGAATTTTATATCCTTGTGGTCATCAATACGCCCAAAGAAACAAATGCTTTGTGTTTTGCAACAGAAGCCGAAATTAATGGGGTATTGCCTGCGGATACGGATCTAAACAAAGCTTATGTCACCAAGGATTATTACGACAACGACAAAGAGCTAATCTACCTTAAAAAATCAGCAGTAGACGCTTTAGCGATTGGTGTGGAAGGAGGCAGAAAGATTGTGCTCAACAACAAGGAAAACCGCAAGGAATTGGGCTTGAAGTACAAAAAAGGCTTCCTAAAAAAGAGAAAAGTAAAAGAGCCTAAAGAAGCCACCCCCCAAAAGCCACGCTTTGCAGAATGGATGGAGGTGTTAAAGATGGGGTTGAATTTATTGTTGACCATGAAGGAAGAAAGCAAGGCAAAAAAGCCAAGCCCCTCTCCTGCTCCCTCTAGGAATCTAAGCGTTTTAGCACAAAAAATTCATGCCCTAAATCAAGCCAAGGGATTTTGGGACAAACACCGTTCTGTAGGGGAACTGTTAATGGGGGTTACCGCAGAGCTGAGCGGAGCGATGGAGGCTTACCAAGAAAGTACGCCTGCCAATTGGGATTTGTACGATGCAGGTATTTATAGCCCCAAAGAAGCTTTTGAACACTACATTGAGCATACGTTCGAGGATAAAATTGCTGGTGCCATTATTCGGCTCTTAGATTTAGCGGCAGGAATGAACATAGATATTGAGCGCCATGTTCGGGTTAAGTTGGCTTACCATTATCTGAAAGAAAATAAAGATTAGGGGTTTATAATTGTGAAGAGCTGTGTTTTGCGTTGGCAGAATGCAGCTCCATTTTAAAACGAACTGGATTTATAGAAACAAATTTTAAATAAAATATTAAAATAAGATGATTGCAACATTTAGAAAAATAAAGGATGGCTTACACGAATTTAAAGCTCAAGAAAATGGAACGATGTATCAAGGCACACTACGCTCCCAACCATCTGGGCGAGGCTCTACCTTGACTAGTGTTGATTCTTACCCTGATTTAGGAAGCAAGGAAGGTATCCTTATAAGTAAGTTTGTTGGTTACCTAAAAAACAGATAAGCTCTTTTTTAGGTTACTAACTGCTCTCGTCATCTAATAGAAAAACAGCACTAATGCGTAAAAAAGTAAACTGAAAAGGATAAGGATATTGGGATAAACAAACCGCAAACGGTATTCAGTAGGGTTCGATTCTCTGCTCAGTTGCGAGGAAGCAAACAGTTGTTTGCAAGTTACGGCGACTATATGCCGATTTAAAAAAGAGGGGTTTGGGAGCCCCCCCCTCTTTAACATACTATCTAATCTATAAAAACACACAAGGTTTACAATAAAATGCAAACTCAAACTAACATACACCCTGAGGTTAAAAATAGTTCCCTGAGTCCTAGCTTTTATGAAATGATTGATAAAAAGGCGACTCAGAAGGCAGGAAAAGATATGATGGCGGCTTATCAAGCCAAGCTCAAAAAGGCAGGAAAACGGGGCGGTGTAACGCCGTATACCTTTGATCTGTTTCATGCGATCATTCGCAGCGTTGCCCCTACTATGGAGAATTTAAAGAAGCATCAAGATGGTTTGTATGAGGAATGTCGCATGCATGGAGAGTATTGCTGTTTTACGACCATTCCTAGCCTTATAACGCTCTTAAACGACACGGCGAAGCATCGAGTACTATCGCCCAATAAAAAGACCGTATACAACCAAATTAAGAAGCTCATGGACATTGGTATCATTACCGAAAAGATCAACCATGTACATACTGGTTTAAGAAATCCTTATCCAGACGAACAAAGCCCCAAGGGACGAGGAAAAATCCAATTGTGGATAAGCCCTCAGGTCTTGTGTATAAAGCCTTGCTATGAGGGTTCTGGAGCCTCTGATACCCCCTCTTTTTTTGACGTTAAAGGGGAAACTTTACCGCAGTACGAACAAAGTTCTTTACTATATAAAAATAAAGAACTAGAATCAATCATTAATAGTCCTTTGGTTGTGGATAAAGCGGCTTTGGCTGTCGCCAAGCTTAAACCATCCAATATTCAAGATGGAGGACAAGGAAGCAAGTTAATGCCAGTTGATTCTCCAAAGATTGCGGCGCTTAATGCTCAGAAATCGGGTGAAGGACAAGGAAGCAAGTCTATTTCCTCCGATTCTCCAAAGATTACGCCCCGAAAAGCATCTAAAAAGGAGCATGTTTGTGCAAAATTATGGGATTTGATGCGCTACAACCTCTATCAAAACCAAGTGTACAACGAGCAAACCAACACGGATTGCAAATTGATGCTTGGCGAACTGTTGGATCTAGCAGCGGAGCATGTAACGGCTTATCGACAAGCTAAGATCCAGTCGTTCCGTGAAAATCCTGCTTATTTGGCCAGCAGGCAACAAACTAAGTTGCTTAAGAACTTTGCAGCAGGACTCCCCCACGAGGAGCGCTCTGCCATTGAGATCGTTTCTCATGCCATCATCAAACAACAAAAACACGCCGACAAATACGGCTATCCACTGTATTATCCAGTCGATTATCTCAGTTCAACGGCTGCGGTCAAGGCTCTGAATTATTCCATGGACGATTGGGATCGAATACAAGCCAATTATTTTGATAAAAACAAAACGGCTAAAGCCTATTTCCAGCAAGTGCAATGGATCAACAAGCGCTACAGCAATGCCATTGAGCAAATGGAGCAGGAAGGCGCAAAGGTGGTCTATAAAGACATTGCTCAGCATTACAACCACTGGTATCAAAGCTTGAAAGATAATCCTTATTTGAACGAAGATAAAATGAAAGCCTTAGGCGATTTATTCATACAAAAATTTAAACCACTGCTCAACGATGAACACCTCCAAC from Aureispira anguillae encodes:
- a CDS encoding PIN-like domain-containing protein, which encodes MKKFNREEINYYELSEERESKLWEEADFIFDTSSLLDFYAIPEQTREKIYSRIFQKLLDRLWLPFHVQYEFLKNKKSVINRVAKSKYKAVGDTVSALTKSAEGILNKVQDISNKTKDESNHPYIEQSTLHLLKEVTEKYIEQVKKHENSIQSQINNAKDKILNKEPDDVLLMLEQNFQVGREFSFQEILNITREGKHRFEFEIPPGYGDLKAKKGTQVFGDLIIWKQILELSKNRNKPVIFIINDITKGNDWCYQKEKNDILKPREELIKEIRDHSGSDFWMYSLSQFLKIANNRLKSSIHEEELNVVSLENTIPIVLGENIINTYTYTYEEVDSVVFQWIIASFDYKTIVYHDIKKFPEIMMKLPTHLRGVEIKLINNMRDLSIMIDELYDKVMELLGERLFDEIMVILVGNCLKSTYLIYEKVSKFKSSNPNEFINFYVGFINENMEFDIVGHK
- a CDS encoding helix-turn-helix domain-containing protein, with the translated sequence MDGAQKPTLTELEQCKAIIAQQSATIELLKEQIEKGKVFDNNYINTEEAAILLCVTPRTIRKYNYEGKITGRKRKKESRLIFPLKEVMQYRKENFKHWASFE
- a CDS encoding nucleoside triphosphate pyrophosphohydrolase family protein, which codes for MEQYEFYILVVINTPKETNALCFATEAEINGVLPADTDLNKAYVTKDYYDNDKELIYLKKSAVDALAIGVEGGRKIVLNNKENRKELGLKYKKGFLKKRKVKEPKEATPQKPRFAEWMEVLKMGLNLLLTMKEESKAKKPSPSPAPSRNLSVLAQKIHALNQAKGFWDKHRSVGELLMGVTAELSGAMEAYQESTPANWDLYDAGIYSPKEAFEHYIEHTFEDKIAGAIIRLLDLAAGMNIDIERHVRVKLAYHYLKENKD